The sequence CAGCGGCTTGAATACATTGAGTTCCAGATGGCCCTGCAGCCCGCCGACCGTCACTGCCTGATGATTGCCGATGACTTGCGCGGCGACCATGGTCAGCATCTCGCACTGGGTCGGATTGACCTTGCCCGGCATGATCGAGCTGCCCGGTTCATTGGCCGGCAGGTCGAGCTCGCCAAGGCCGGAACGCGGCCCGGAGCCGAGCAGGCGGATATCATTGGCGATCTTGGTCAGCGACACCGCCAGCGTATTGAGCGCGCCAGACAGTTCGACCATCGTGTCATGCGCGGCCAGCTCGGCGAACTTGTTCGGGGCGGAGGTGAATTTCAGGCCGGTGATCTTGGAGATTTCCTTGGCGATATTCTCGCCGAAATTTTCCGGTGCATTGAGACCGGTTCCGACCGCTGTTCCGCCTTGCGCCAGTTGTAATAGTCGGGGCAGCACGCTTTCGATCCGGTCGCGGGCGGCGACCAGTTGTGCGGCATAGCCGGAAAATTCCTGTCCCAGAGTCAGCGGCGTGGCGTCCTGCAAATGGGTGCGGCCGATCTTGACGATCGATTTCCATTTTTGCGCCTTTTCCGCCAACGCGTCGTGCAATTGTTCCAATGCCGGGAACAGCTCGACTTCCAGCGCCCGTGCGGCTGCCACATGCATGGCGGTGGGGAAGCTGTCGTTGGACGACTGTCCGCGATTGACATGGTCGTTCGGATGGACCGGATATTTGCCGCCGCGCGTTCCGTAGATCGCCTCGTTGGCGACGCCGGCGATCACTTCATTGACGTTCATGTTCGACTGGGTGCCGGACCCGGTCTGCCAGATGGTGAGCGGAAACTGGTTGTCATATTCGCCGGTGCGCACGGCATTGGCGGCCTTTTCGATGGCGGCGGCGATTTCCGGTTCCAGGCCATGGATGCCATTGACCCGTGCTGCTGCCTGTTTGACCGCAGCCAGCGCGTGGATCAGGCGGATCGGCATGCGTTCCTGTCTGGGGAAGGGAAAATTCTCGATGCTGCGTTGTGTCTGGGCGCCCCAATAGGCATCGGCTGGCACTTCAATTTCGCCGAGAGAGTCGGTTTCGGTGCGGGTCCCGCTCACTTTTTCTTGCCGAAGTCCACCGTCACCACGTTGGAGCCGTCATCAACGGTTTCGACCGCTTCCGTCTCGCCGTCATTTTCTGCGGGGTCGTGGCTGTTGATATCGCCTTCGACCTCGTCGACGTGAAACTGCAGGGCAAAATCCACCGCCGGATCGACGAAGGAGGTGATTGCCGCGAATGGGATATGCAGCATCGAACTGATCTGGTTGAAGCTCAGACCGACTTCGAAACGGTCCTCGTCGACCTTCAGGTCCCAATAGCGGTTCTGGATGACGATCGTCATTTCGTCCGGGAAACGCGCGATGAGGTGATCGGGGATGTCCACGCCGGGCGCGCGGGTCTTGAAGGTGATGTAGAAATGATGCTCGCCGGGCAGGCCGTCTCTGACAACTTCTCCCAGCACCCGGCCGACCACCGCGCGCAGGGCTTCCTGGACGATTTCGTCGTAAGGAATCAGGCTATCGGGTGCATCGTCGCTCATTTGCACTAGGTGGCGCGAAGCGAGCATCGGGTCAAGGGCGTAAAATGAATTTCGCGTTGACCAAAGGCCCCGAAATTCTTGCCTGATTTGCCCAAGCCATTATAGGCCTGTTGCATGAGAACAGCGACAATCGAACGAAATACCAAGGAAACCGAGATTTTTGTCGAGTTGAACCTCGACGGAACCGGTCAATATGACGTGTCTACCGGCATCGGTTTTCTCGATCATATGATCGAACAATTCTCGCGTCATTCGTTGATTGACCTGAAATTGCGGATCAAGGGCGATCTCCACGTCGACCAGCACCACACGACGGAAGACAGCGCTATCGCGCTGGGCCAGGCGATCAACCAGGCGCTTGGCGACAAGGCCGGTATCGTGCGGTACGGCAGCGCCTATTCGCCGATGGACGAGACGTTGAGCCGGGTAGCGCTGGATATTTCCGGCCGGCCCTATTTCGTCTGGAATGCCGGTTTTACGCAAGAACGGCTCGGCGAGATGGACACCGAATTGTTCAAGCACTGGTTCCACAGCGTCGCCGATGCGGCGGGAATCACGCTGCATATCGAGCTGCTCTATGGCGAGAATAATCACCATATCGCGGAAAGCATTTTCAAGGGCTTTGCCCGCGCGATGCGCCAGGCGGTCGAACGCGACCCGCGCAAGGGCGACGCTATTCCCTCGACCAAGGGGCAATTGGGTGGCTGAGTTGTGTTTTCCGTGTCAGCGGGCTTTTCTTCCGGATTTTATCACGCGAAGCCGCGAAGTCGCGAAGAAGGTGCGGATCGCGGAACATTTTCGCGGCTTCGCGGCTTCGCGCGAAACCGATAATGGCCTTTCCAATGTCAGCGCCTTCGGCGGTTGAACGGCAATATGTCTGAAACCATCGCTCTCATAGATTTCGGCGCGGGCAATCTGCACAGCGTGCACAATGCGCTGATGGCCGCCGGTGCCGGCAATGTCTCTGTCACCGCCGACCCGGAATTGGTGGCGCGTGCGGACCGGATTATATTGCCGGGTGTCGGTGCCTTTGGTGCCTGTCGCGATGCGTTGATGGCGATCGACGGCATGGTGGCTGCGCTGGAGCAGCGGGTTCGCGCAGAAGGAATGCCTTTCCTCGGAATCTGTGTCGGGATGCAGATGCTGGCCGACAAGGGCATAGAATTTGGCGAGCATGAAGGCCTCGGCTGGATCGGCGGCACGGTGAAGGCGATCGAACCGACTGATGATACGATAAAGATTCCACATATGGGCTGGAATGATGTGACCCCGACCGAGGGGCATGATCTGCTCGAGCCCGGCGAAGCTTATTATTTGCACGGCTATCATTTTGACGCCGCGAACAAGGCGGATATATTGGCGAAGACCAGCCACGGTGGGCCTCTGGTATCAGCGGTCGGTCGCGACAATATTGTCGGCGTGCAATTTCACCCCGAGAAAAGTCAGGCTTACGGGCTGGCCTTTCTCCGCCGTTTTCTGGAGTGGAAACCATGACTAAGCTGAACGCCGTTCGTCCTGAGCCTGTCGAAGGACCTTTTTCCTCAGATCGCCATGGTTCGACAAGCTCACCACGAACGGAATTTTCGAAATGATCGTATTTCCCGCAATTGATCTCAAATCCGGCGAAGTCGTTCGCCTCGCAGAAGGCGATATGGATCGTGCCACCGTCTATGGCGACAATCCGGCGGAACAAGCAGGCCTGTTTGCCGCTGCTGGCGCCGAACATATCCATGTCGTCGATCTTGATGGCGCCTTTGCCGGCTCTCCGAAAAATGCCGAGGCGGTAGAGGCCATTGTCGCAAGCTTCCCGGGCTATGTGCAATTGGGTGGCGGCATTCGCAATCGCGAGACGGTTGAACGCTGGTTTGGACTGGGCGTGGCGCGGCTGGTGATCGGAACCGCAGCGCTCAAGGACCCGGATTTCGTCAAGGATATGGCGAAGGAATATGAAGGCGGTATCGTTGTCGCCGTTGACGCGCGCGACGGCATGGTCGCGACCGAAGGCTGGGCCGATGTGTCGGACGTCAGCGTCCGCGATCTGGCGCGGCGTTTTGAAGATGCAGGCGTCGCCTCGATCTTGTTCACCGATGTCGGACGTGACGGGATGCTGACCGGCTGCAATATCGAGGCGACCGTCGATCTGGCGCGCGGCGTCGATATTCCGGTAATCGCCAGCGGCGGGGTCAAGGGTCTCGACGATATTCATATGCTGAGCCAGTTTGCCAAGGACGGCATCGAGGGCGTGATTACCGGGCGGGCGCTCTATGACGGACGGCTGGATCTCGCGACCGCAATTGCGATGGCCAATCGTGGTTGAGCGGTCCAATTCCGTTCGTGTCGAGCGCAGTCGAGACACATTGGTTTCGCGCGCAAACGTCTCTCGACTACGCTCGAGACGAACGGCGGTGCGCGCATGACCGTCCGTATCCGCGTCATTCCCTGCCTCGATGTCGCCAATGGCCGGGTGGTCAAGGGCGTCAATTTCGTCGACCTGCAGGACGCTGGCGATCCGGTTGAACAGGCGCAAGCCTATGATGCTGCCGGGGCCGATGAACTCTGCTTTCTCGACATCACTGCATCCCACGAAAATCGCGACACGATCATCGATGTCGTCCGGCGCACCGCCGAAGTCTGCTTCATGCCGGTGACCGTCGGCGGCGGTGTGCGCACGGCGGATGATGCGCGGGCTTTGCTGATGGCCGGAGCCGACAAGGTGGCGGTGAACAGCGCCGCGGTGTCCCGGCCCGAAGTGGTCAGCGATATCGCCACCCGTTTCGGCAGCCAGTGCATGGTTGCCTCGATCGACGCCCGCCGGGTGGCTGAAGGACGCTGGGAAATATTCACCCATGGCGGTCGCACCCCGACCGGTATTGATGCGCTGGAACATGCCATCCGCATGGCCGAACTGGGGGCAGGGGAGTTGCTGGTCACCTCGATGGACCGCGACGGCACCCGCGACGGCTATGATCTGGAACTGACCCGCACTCTTGCCGACGCCGTATCAATACCGGTTGTCGCCAGTGGCGGAGTCGGCAATCTCGACCATCTGGTCGAAGGCGTGACCAAAGGCCATGCCAATGCCGTGCTCGCGGCCTCGATATTCCATTTTGGCCAATATAGTATCGCCCAAGCGCATGCAGCGCTGCGGGCTGCGAAACTGCCTGCCCGCGCCTGATACCGCCGCCAGCAGCCAGAATTGGGGTATCAAAATGTGGCCGGCGATATTTGATGTCGGTTTTTCTTACATTTTTCCTTCTCGTCAATTTCCGTTAACCAGTCTGTCCCACCAAAAACGCGACTTTTGAAGATTTGGCAGGAATATTGCTTAACCATATTGATCGGCTTTCGGGCCCGGCTATGGGAAATGAGCGTGACGCTTTTGAAAAATGCAATATTGGTCGGCGCGGCCGCATTGGCGGTTGCCCCCGGCGTTCCCGCGGAAGGGGCGGGGCATCCGGACGATCACGAGACTGTGCGGTACCAGCTGGACTCCGGATGGGGCTCAACCGGCTATGCCAAGAGCTCCGCAACGCTGAAAGCGCCTGCAGGAAAATCTGCCGTGATCCGCGGCAGGACCCAGGTTCCCGAGCCGTCCAATCTGCTGATGCTCGGGCTAGGGCTCGCCGGCCTGATCGGCGGCCGTATGGTTGCCCGGCGGAGCAGGAAAGCGCGATAGCACGCCCCACAGCGGTGGCTCGATAGCGGCAGCACCCGTCGACGGCGGGAATATAGCGGTGCTTTTGGCGCGGACGGGCAAACTTCTGCCGCAAGGGCTTGACGAACAGGCGATCGGTCGCGCAAACCGCCAGCGATGACCGATATTCTCAAATCTCTCGAACATACGATCCTGGAGCGACGCGCTGCCGATCCGGACAAAAGCTATGTCGCCAGCCTGCGCGCCAAGGGCCGCGCCAAAATGGCTGAGAAGCTCGGCGAGGAAGCCACAGAAGCGGTGATTGCTGCTGTTCTGGATGACCGGACGGGGATGACCGGAGAGGCCGCCGATCTGTTGTTTCACCTGATGGTGCTGCTCGCCGACATGAACCTGTCGCTGGACCATGTGATCGCCGAACTGGCGCGCCGCGAAGGCCTGTCCGGCCTGGAGGAAAAAGCCGCAAGAGGAGCAAGCTGATGGCGATCGACCCGACCCAGCCTTATGATGACGACAATATTTTTGCGAAAATCCTGCGCGGCGAGATTCCCAACAAGACGGTCTATGAGGACGAGTGGGTGCTCGCCTTTCACGATATCAATCCGCAGGCACCCGAGCATATTCTTGTGATCCCGAAAGGGCGCTATGTCAGCTGGGATGATTTTTCGGCAAAGGCCAGCGAAGCCGAAATCGCCGGATTCATCCGCGGCGTTGGCCATGTCGCGCGCGAAGCTGGTATGGTCGAACCCGGCTATCGTCTGCTCGCCAATGTCGGGAAGCACGGGCATCAGGAAGTGCCGCATCTCCATGTCCATATTTTTGCCGGAAAACCGCTTGGCCCGATGTTGATGCGCAGCTAGTAACAAAGGCAACGAGGCCGCAACCGGCGCGAACTAACGGGGAGAAGCACAGATGGCAGGCGCAACAGCACCGGGAGGCGACGGCTGGTCGTCACGGACCGCATTCATATTGGCAGCCATCGGCTCGGCCGTCGGACTGGGCAATCTGGTCCGCTTTCCTGCCGAGGCCGGTGCGAACGGCGGCGGCGCCTTTGTCATATTCTATATATTCTGTGTGTTGCTGATCGGACTGCCGATCCTGTTGTCGGAGACTCTTATCGGCCGTCACGGGCAGGGCTCCGCCATCGAGAGCATGAAGCGGGTCGCGATCGAATCGCGCGCCTCGCGCTGGTGGTCGATCGGCGCCGGCATCGGCATGGTCGGCGCATTTCTCATTCTCACTTATTATAGCGTGTTGGCGGGATGGATTGTCCATTTCATCGGCGTGTTCGTCGGCGATTTCGCCCATGCCGTCGGTTCCGGAAATCTGGCACAGGGTGCCCTGTCGGAATCATCGGTCGATGAGATTCAGGGTATCTTGCCCGCGTTGCAGGCAAACAGCAGCGAGATGCTGGCGATGCACGCGATTTTCATGGTGCTTACCATAATTGCCGTCGGTCGGGGCGTCAGCAGCGGGATCGAGAAAGTCGCTGTCTGGCTGATGCCAATCTTCTTCCTCCTGCTGGTTGCGATTACCATCTACGGTGCCTTTACCGGATCGTTCGGCGCAGCGCTGGCTTTCCTGTTCGATTTCGAACCGGCCCGCCTGCTCGACCCGTCGGTCCAGCTATCGGCGCTGGGACAGGCCCTGTTTTCCCTATCTCTGGGCTCCGCACTGATGATCACTTATGGTGCCTATGCGGCGCGTGACATCAATCTGGCCAAGACATCGGCGCAGATCGCCACCGCAGACACTTCCGTCGCGATTGTCGCGGGCCTTGCGATTTTCCCCATCACCTTTGCAGCGCTCGCACCGGCGTCTCTGACCGCCATTCTGGATGGTCAGGAACAGGTGCAGGGCGGCCTCGGCTTGCTGTTTGTCAACCTGCCCGTCGCTTTCCAGGCGATGCCGGCGGGGTCTCTGATTGGCCTATTGTTCTTCATCATGGTCTTTTTTGCAGCGCTCACCAGCTCGGTCGCGCTGCTGGAGGCTTCGGTCAGCTGGGCAATCGGCCGTTTCAACAAGCCGCGCTGGCTGGTAACCATCGTTCTCGGCGGTCTCGCTTTCCTGATCGGGGCCTGGGCAAGCTTCTCGTTCAACAGTCAGGCGGATTTCCAGCCGTTCGACTTCATGATCTTCTCCGGGCAACCGGTTTTCGGGATTATCGACGAGCTGACCGCGAAAATATTGCTGCCCGCATCGGCTTTGCTGGTTTCGATTTTTATCGGCTGGATAGCGGACCGGAGATTGATCGATCAGGAAAACGGGCTGGACGGAAACCTGCACCGCATCTGGCTTTTCCTGGTGCGCTGGCTTTGCCCGCTGGTCATAACCGCGATCCTGGTCTCCGGTCTGTTCCCCGGAATTCTGGGCTAAGGATAGCAGATGGCCGGTACGAAAACTCCGAAATGCCCGGTTTGCGGGAATGCTGCCGTGGAAAAATGGATGCCGTTCTGTAGCGCCGGCTGCAAGGATCGCGATCTGCTGCAATGGCTGGGCGACGGCTATAAAATCCCCGGACAGGCGGTTTCACCGGATGAACTCGCCGAACATTTAACCGGGGATTCCGGCCGAAACGGAGAGGAGTGAACAGGCGCAAAAGAACCGCCATTTTTAGGCTGGACAAGCGGCAATAGCCCCGCCTATAGCGTCGCTTCCTAACGTGGCCAGCGCATCGCGCAGGCCCAGATGCCCGAGTAGCTCAGTTGGTAGAGCAAGCGACTGAAAATCGCTGTGTCGGTGGTTCGAATCCGCCCTCGGGCACCATTTTTATCCAATTCTGGTGACCCTGCCGGTCGAGCGACTACGGGATTCCGTGGCTGCGTGTCCGGTCTTGCCGACGGCGACTGGTTGCGGTTGCCACGGGAAGGCAGGAAATTTTCGGACGAGCTGCAGGGCAACCCGGTCAGCGTGGCATGTCCGGAGATCTAATAGGCGACATCGAAGGCAATACGGATCGTGCGGGGACGGAGCGGGGTCAGATAACCGTCGCTACCCGGTACGAACGGGGTGCCCAGGGCGAAACGATTGCCACGCGAATCCAGCAGATTGGTCAGGGTCAGGCTCAGCCCTCTCTTGCGATTACCGATCCGTGCGGCAATGCCGCTGTCGACATAGTCTCCTTGCCCTTCGCCCAGTTCCGGGCCGATTCCGACGCGGGAAGGACCGACATAGCTGGCCCATCCCTGAAGGCGGAAATCCTCGTCGCCGATGATTGTTTCATAGTTGGCGGAGCCGCGCACGGCGTGGCTGGCAACATTGGGTATGCGACCCAGCCGTCCGGCCGGCGAGACGGCAACCGGCGACAGGAAATCTGTGGGCGGCCCGGTCAACGTCGCTTGCGCCAGCTGTAGTCCCGTCGACAGTTGGGTGACCCGGCTTTTGTTGTAAACCGCGCCCATTTCCAGCGACAGTCCGGTGACCGGACGGACGGCAATGGAGCCCGATATGCTGGTGATCTTGCCGTCGCCGATATTCGCCGTGGTCGGAAAGCCATTGGCATCGATATAATCGGCCTGAATATCCCGCCAGCGGCTGTGCGAGACGGAGATCGTGGCGTCGAACGGCGTAACGCCCTTGCGCCCGAAGCGCATCCCGGCATCATAAGTGGATACATGGTCGTTGCGGAAGCGCTGGACGAAGCTGCCGTCAATCGACAGCCCGCCGGGGCGGAAACCTTCCTGATAGCGGGCGTACAAAGTTACATTCTTTCCCGGATTGGCGAGCAGAGACGCCGATGGCAGGAGATCCTCTTCCCTGCGTTTTGCGGTTATCGCGCGACCGAACTGGGTGAGAGCGAGCAGCGTATCGACATCCTCGCCATCGCCGCCCAGTCGCGCATGGGTGTAACGCAGACCGCCGGTTGCGACGATATCGGGCACAAGTTCGAACGAGGCCTCGCCATAGGCGGTATATTCGGTGATCCGGTTGGTGACGCCGACAATGGCCGCGCGCATGTTCTCTCCGCCAAAGTCCCTGGTCTGGCGTGTCCGGTTGTCGATGAAGCTGGTTCCGACCACCCAGCCAAACCCGTCGCTGTAAGGACGGGATAATCTCGTTTCGCTGGTCAGCATACGCGTTTCGTTCTGCTGGTCGAAGATGCGCGGCGCATCGTCGACCAGGCTGGCGTCGAACCGTTCGTAGAGATTGTGATCGACATAGGCATTGGACGATTGAAAATGGAGGTCGCCCCAGTCCTTCATGATCACCAGCATCGCTGATCCGTAACGTGCCCTTGCGCCCTGCTCGACAAGACTGCTGCGGGTTAGCGGTGGTGCGCCCTTGTCCGCATATTGCGCATCCTCGGCCTTTATCCTCTGGTAGATGCCGCCCAGGTCCACCGTCCAGCTGCTGCCGAGATCGAGGCGGAATGTGCCGCGTCCGCCACGGATATTGGTCCGGTTCACATCATTCCGGCCGAGCAGCGGATTATCGATATAGCCGCCGTCGCTGATCGAATAGCCAACCAGCCGCAGTGCGTGACCGCTTTCGCCGACCGGAATATTCGCGGTTGCAGAAATATCGCCGCCCGGTGCGCCATGCTGGACCAGCGAAATGCCTGCCGACGCGACCAGTGTGGTATCGCCGGGATCGGGTGTCTGCGGTATCATTCGGATGATGCCACCCAGCGATCCCGCACCATATAATGTGCCCTGCGGCCCTTCCAGAATTTCCACCCGGTCGATATCATAGAGCCTTAGATCGGGATCGGGAGCGTTGTAGCTGAGGCGGATGTCGCCAAGATACTGGCCAACCGTCGCCTGCGTCGGTCCGGTAAAACTGGAATCGGCGATACCCCTGATGAACAGCTTGTTGCGGCCACTGCCCAGATGGGTGGAGGATATTGTCGCCATTCGCGACAATATCGAATCCATACCGCGCTCTCCGCCAAATTGCAGATCGGCCCCGTTCAATATGGTGACGACGCCCGCATAGTTGACATAGGGCATGTTGATCTTGCTGGCGTTGACCACGATTTCTTCAACCGGGCGTGGCTCGACAGGGGGTAACGGTGTTTGGATATTGGCCGGGCGCGCTGAACGGGGGGATATGGGCTGGCGACTGGCCATTTGCGCCCGGGACGGACGCCGTTCGATCCGCCAGCTGGTCGCGCCGACTTTCACCGCATGCGCATCGGTACCGGAAAGCATGTGATCGAGCGCCTTTTGCACGCTCATCCGGCCGCGTACCGGTTTTACCGTCTTTTGCCAGAGCTTCGCGTCGGCGACGCTGATGCTGATGCCCGCCTGACGCCCGAGCAGCGGCAGGCTTTGCAGCAATGTGCCGCTCGGCAATTCGATCAGCCGCGAGTCATCGCGCGCCGCGACCGGCGTCGCGAACAACAGCAATAACAGGGCGGAGAACAGGCGGGCGTTCATATTAGCGGGTCAGCAACCATCCTTCATCTTGTTTTTCTGCTCTTATGCCGGCGAGCGCGGTCAGATCATCAATCACCCGCTGCCGGTCATCGCTGATCAGCAATGCGCCGCGAAACGGCAGGGAGGCGACGTCGGGCGAGACATTTATCGTCAGGCCGGTCGTCCTGCCCAGGTCCTCGGCAACTTGCGCGATCGATGTGCCATTATAGACAAGCTGGCCTTTGCGCCAGCTACCGACGCTGAAAACATCGATTGCCTGAACCTGCGGAGGGCCGCCTGCATCAGAAGCCTCGATGCCAAAACCGGCATCCAGCCGGACGTTTTCACGCTGCGGATTATACAGGACCAGACCTTCCGACACGGCGACGGTCAGCCCGTCCCGCCGGCGAATGACATTGAATGCCGTCCCCATATCGACAAGCCGGGCCTTGCCGGCCTCGACCAGAAACGGGTCGCCTTCGCGGTGGACGACATGGAACATGGCTTCGCCGCTTTCAATCCGCGCGAACCGGGGCCTGTCCTCGTCCAGTTCGATAACGGACCCGCCATTGATCTCGATCCGCGAGCCGTCCGCCAGCGCTACCGTCCGCTGTTCGCCGGCAGCGGTTTCGATGTGGGTCGCGCCACTGTCCAGCAACGTAAAGCCAATTATGCCGACCAGCGCTGCGGCCATCGCCCCGCCGAGCCAAGTTCTGCGACTGGCAAGGACAGGCTGCCTGGCAACGGAGATTTCCTCGACAGGTTCCGGCAAATCGCCCGGTTCCGCATCAATGGCAGCCATCCGGTCGTAGATGGCAGAATGACCCGGGCTCAGTTCCAGCCACTCGGTAAATCCTTCCCAGTCGTCGAAAGCGGGATCGCGTTGGCGGATTATCCAGTCCAGTGCTTCTGCTTCGACCGCGAAAGGTGTGCCATCACTCATCGATTTTCCCTTTCATTGCGGCGAGCGCCTTGTAGATTTTGCGCAGATCGGCCTCGACGGTGCTCAGGCTGACGCCAAGCCGGCT comes from Sphingorhabdus sp. YGSMI21 and encodes:
- the hisA gene encoding 1-(5-phosphoribosyl)-5-[(5-phosphoribosylamino)methylideneamino]imidazole-4-carboxamide isomerase — translated: MIVFPAIDLKSGEVVRLAEGDMDRATVYGDNPAEQAGLFAAAGAEHIHVVDLDGAFAGSPKNAEAVEAIVASFPGYVQLGGGIRNRETVERWFGLGVARLVIGTAALKDPDFVKDMAKEYEGGIVVAVDARDGMVATEGWADVSDVSVRDLARRFEDAGVASILFTDVGRDGMLTGCNIEATVDLARGVDIPVIASGGVKGLDDIHMLSQFAKDGIEGVITGRALYDGRLDLATAIAMANRG
- a CDS encoding sodium-dependent transporter; the protein is MAGATAPGGDGWSSRTAFILAAIGSAVGLGNLVRFPAEAGANGGGAFVIFYIFCVLLIGLPILLSETLIGRHGQGSAIESMKRVAIESRASRWWSIGAGIGMVGAFLILTYYSVLAGWIVHFIGVFVGDFAHAVGSGNLAQGALSESSVDEIQGILPALQANSSEMLAMHAIFMVLTIIAVGRGVSSGIEKVAVWLMPIFFLLLVAITIYGAFTGSFGAALAFLFDFEPARLLDPSVQLSALGQALFSLSLGSALMITYGAYAARDINLAKTSAQIATADTSVAIVAGLAIFPITFAALAPASLTAILDGQEQVQGGLGLLFVNLPVAFQAMPAGSLIGLLFFIMVFFAALTSSVALLEASVSWAIGRFNKPRWLVTIVLGGLAFLIGAWASFSFNSQADFQPFDFMIFSGQPVFGIIDELTAKILLPASALLVSIFIGWIADRRLIDQENGLDGNLHRIWLFLVRWLCPLVITAILVSGLFPGILG
- a CDS encoding histidine triad nucleotide-binding protein, which produces MAIDPTQPYDDDNIFAKILRGEIPNKTVYEDEWVLAFHDINPQAPEHILVIPKGRYVSWDDFSAKASEAEIAGFIRGVGHVAREAGMVEPGYRLLANVGKHGHQEVPHLHVHIFAGKPLGPMLMRS
- a CDS encoding TonB-dependent receptor gives rise to the protein MNARLFSALLLLLFATPVAARDDSRLIELPSGTLLQSLPLLGRQAGISISVADAKLWQKTVKPVRGRMSVQKALDHMLSGTDAHAVKVGATSWRIERRPSRAQMASRQPISPRSARPANIQTPLPPVEPRPVEEIVVNASKINMPYVNYAGVVTILNGADLQFGGERGMDSILSRMATISSTHLGSGRNKLFIRGIADSSFTGPTQATVGQYLGDIRLSYNAPDPDLRLYDIDRVEILEGPQGTLYGAGSLGGIIRMIPQTPDPGDTTLVASAGISLVQHGAPGGDISATANIPVGESGHALRLVGYSISDGGYIDNPLLGRNDVNRTNIRGGRGTFRLDLGSSWTVDLGGIYQRIKAEDAQYADKGAPPLTRSSLVEQGARARYGSAMLVIMKDWGDLHFQSSNAYVDHNLYERFDASLVDDAPRIFDQQNETRMLTSETRLSRPYSDGFGWVVGTSFIDNRTRQTRDFGGENMRAAIVGVTNRITEYTAYGEASFELVPDIVATGGLRYTHARLGGDGEDVDTLLALTQFGRAITAKRREEDLLPSASLLANPGKNVTLYARYQEGFRPGGLSIDGSFVQRFRNDHVSTYDAGMRFGRKGVTPFDATISVSHSRWRDIQADYIDANGFPTTANIGDGKITSISGSIAVRPVTGLSLEMGAVYNKSRVTQLSTGLQLAQATLTGPPTDFLSPVAVSPAGRLGRIPNVASHAVRGSANYETIIGDEDFRLQGWASYVGPSRVGIGPELGEGQGDYVDSGIAARIGNRKRGLSLTLTNLLDSRGNRFALGTPFVPGSDGYLTPLRPRTIRIAFDVAY
- a CDS encoding phosphoribosyl-ATP diphosphatase, which gives rise to MTDILKSLEHTILERRAADPDKSYVASLRAKGRAKMAEKLGEEATEAVIAAVLDDRTGMTGEAADLLFHLMVLLADMNLSLDHVIAELARREGLSGLEEKAARGAS
- the yacG gene encoding DNA gyrase inhibitor YacG codes for the protein MAGTKTPKCPVCGNAAVEKWMPFCSAGCKDRDLLQWLGDGYKIPGQAVSPDELAEHLTGDSGRNGEE
- the hisF gene encoding imidazole glycerol phosphate synthase subunit HisF produces the protein MTVRIRVIPCLDVANGRVVKGVNFVDLQDAGDPVEQAQAYDAAGADELCFLDITASHENRDTIIDVVRRTAEVCFMPVTVGGGVRTADDARALLMAGADKVAVNSAAVSRPEVVSDIATRFGSQCMVASIDARRVAEGRWEIFTHGGRTPTGIDALEHAIRMAELGAGELLVTSMDRDGTRDGYDLELTRTLADAVSIPVVASGGVGNLDHLVEGVTKGHANAVLAASIFHFGQYSIAQAHAALRAAKLPARA
- the hisB gene encoding imidazoleglycerol-phosphate dehydratase HisB, with product MRTATIERNTKETEIFVELNLDGTGQYDVSTGIGFLDHMIEQFSRHSLIDLKLRIKGDLHVDQHHTTEDSAIALGQAINQALGDKAGIVRYGSAYSPMDETLSRVALDISGRPYFVWNAGFTQERLGEMDTELFKHWFHSVADAAGITLHIELLYGENNHHIAESIFKGFARAMRQAVERDPRKGDAIPSTKGQLGG
- the fumC gene encoding class II fumarate hydratase, producing MSGTRTETDSLGEIEVPADAYWGAQTQRSIENFPFPRQERMPIRLIHALAAVKQAAARVNGIHGLEPEIAAAIEKAANAVRTGEYDNQFPLTIWQTGSGTQSNMNVNEVIAGVANEAIYGTRGGKYPVHPNDHVNRGQSSNDSFPTAMHVAAARALEVELFPALEQLHDALAEKAQKWKSIVKIGRTHLQDATPLTLGQEFSGYAAQLVAARDRIESVLPRLLQLAQGGTAVGTGLNAPENFGENIAKEISKITGLKFTSAPNKFAELAAHDTMVELSGALNTLAVSLTKIANDIRLLGSGPRSGLGELDLPANEPGSSIMPGKVNPTQCEMLTMVAAQVIGNHQAVTVGGLQGHLELNVFKPLIGANVLRSIEIISIGMSSFSERCVEGLEANEARIKELVDNSLMLVTALAPVIGYDKAAAIAKYAHKTGQTLRASALELGLVDAETYDTHVRPENMVGNHS
- the hisH gene encoding imidazole glycerol phosphate synthase subunit HisH, translated to MSETIALIDFGAGNLHSVHNALMAAGAGNVSVTADPELVARADRIILPGVGAFGACRDALMAIDGMVAALEQRVRAEGMPFLGICVGMQMLADKGIEFGEHEGLGWIGGTVKAIEPTDDTIKIPHMGWNDVTPTEGHDLLEPGEAYYLHGYHFDAANKADILAKTSHGGPLVSAVGRDNIVGVQFHPEKSQAYGLAFLRRFLEWKP
- a CDS encoding PEP-CTERM sorting domain-containing protein; the protein is MTLLKNAILVGAAALAVAPGVPAEGAGHPDDHETVRYQLDSGWGSTGYAKSSATLKAPAGKSAVIRGRTQVPEPSNLLMLGLGLAGLIGGRMVARRSRKAR
- a CDS encoding ClpXP protease specificity-enhancing factor SspB, which translates into the protein MSDDAPDSLIPYDEIVQEALRAVVGRVLGEVVRDGLPGEHHFYITFKTRAPGVDIPDHLIARFPDEMTIVIQNRYWDLKVDEDRFEVGLSFNQISSMLHIPFAAITSFVDPAVDFALQFHVDEVEGDINSHDPAENDGETEAVETVDDGSNVVTVDFGKKK